A stretch of DNA from Parabacteroides pacaensis:
TATCAACTTATTTCGGTTCCGGCGAGATTAGCCGGAAATTGGCTAGGGAAAGAAGAACCTTAATTCCGCACGTCGCCGTGATGACAGCTGCCGGTTCCGCCGCGCACCTTACCAAATACGCAAACGTCACCGATGAAGATACCGGGCAAAAAATGCTTATGGTAGACGATGCCCTCATACCCGTCAAGGCAGTCTTCGACTACTCGACCACTTTCACCCAACCCCTTTCCCTGACGGTAGATGGTGCTTTAGACGGCATCTCCCATGCCTTGGAAGTATTAATGGGAGTTCCGGAACATCTGTTGGAAAAAGCGCGTCCCGTTTGCCTGCTAGCCATCGAGTTGATTGTAACCCATTTGAAACGCGCGGTTCATTCACCCTCCGATCCGGCAGCCAGGGAAGCTATTGCCCTGGGAACCGATTTAGGTGGCTATGCCATTATGATAGGCGGTACGAACGGAGCCCATCTAAACAGCTTTTCGCTGACCGGCATCCTTTCCCACGGCCGCGCCTGTGCCTTGATGAACCCTTACTACGTTGTATTCTTTTCTGCTGCCGTTGCCGACCGGTTGAAAGAAGTAGCCCGGATATACAAGCGAGCCGGTTACATGCAGGAAGACCCGGAAAAACTAACCGGAACAGCTTTAGGAACAGCCCTTGCCAACGGAATGATGCGCCTTGCGGAAGATATCGGCTTTCCTACTACCCTCCGGGAAGTTCCGGGGTATACGGAAGCCCATAAAAAGAAATGCCTGGAAGCTGCAAAAGACCCCAAACTTCAATCGAAGTTGCAAAATATGCCTGTCCCTCTTCTCCCTACCCAAATAGATAAATACATGGGAGCTATCCTGGATGCCGCTGAAGCAGGAAAGTTGGAAAAGATAGAATATTTCCCACCCTGCTAACTTCTGTTGTTCCTATAAGTTTAATAGGAAATCTCTTTTAGAACAATACTCACCCTTAAAAAACAAATGCCTATGCACAATTGACAACCACCCACAAGAAACCTTACTAACAAACAAACGAGAAGTTGATATGTAAATTAAAAACGAATAACCATGAAGAATAATTTAATCAGAGCAATGCTTCATCCGGCCGGGAAAAACAAATCTTTACACGTTTTCTACCTGGTGATCTGGGCAATCTCTTTCTTTTCCACCGCTCTCTATGCGATAGAAGAAGAAAAACCCTGTACCCTTCCGGCAACTGTAAACGAACCAGCCCAAAAGAAAGTCGTTTCGGGAAAAGTTACGGACGCGGCCGGACTTCCCCTGCCCGGTGTTTCCGTCCAGGTAAAAGGCAAGTTAATCGGAACCACGACCGATGCCGATGCCCGGTATGCTTTATCGGGAATACCGGAAAATGCCACATTAGTGTTTTCATTTGTAGGAATGAAGACCGAAGAAATCCCCGTAGGCAATAAAACGGTAATAAACGTAGTCCTCCGCGAAGAAACCATTCTGCTCGATGAAGTAGTAGCGGTAGGATATGGAACAAGGAAAAAGAAAGACCTCACCGGCGCAGTGATCTCCGTTAAAAAAGCAACGGTAGAAAATGAAAAACCCAAGCGGATTACCGATTTTCTCCGCGGCAATGTACCCGGCTTGGAAGTCGGGTTCGACGTCTCGGCCAAAGGAGGCGGAGAGATCGAGATGCGCGGGCATAACACCCTTAAGGCAAGCTCTAACCCCCTCATCGTATTGGACGGCATCATCTATAACGGCGATTTATCCAATATCAATCCCAACGATATCGAAACCATCGATATACTGAAAGACGCTTCCTCGGCTGCCATCTACGGAGCCAGGTCGGCAAACGGAGTCATCCTCGTGACAACCAAGTCCGGAACCAACGACAGTAAACCCGTTTTGAATTTCACAGCCGGTTACAGTGTGGAAACCATCGCACACATGGCAAAAGTACGCGACCACAACCAATTCCTTACCTGGCGGCAAGACGTCATGAAATCTATGAATTACTATAACGAATCCCAGAAAGACAAACTTTATCTGTACGACCATCCGGACCACTTGCCGCAGGGAGTCACCCTGGAGATGTGGCGCGACGGCAACCAGAACGACCCGCTCGACATTTATCTCTCCCGCTTGGGATTGGGAGCCATAGAATCGGGCAATTACAAAGCCGGCAAATATATCGACTGGGCGGATTATTGCTTCCAAACAGGCAACCGCCAGGATTATAACGTATCCGTATCCGGAAAAGCAAACCGCATAAAATATTACGGATCATTAGGATACGAAGACAATAAGGGAAATGTGATAGGCGACCGTTACAATGCCATCCGGAGCCTGCTAAAGCTGGAAACCGACATTACTCCCTGGCTTACGATCGGAGTGAACACCTCCTTTTCTTCCCGGAACGAAGGCTACGTACCCGTGGATATTAACCAGTATAGAACAAACTCCCCGTACGGTTCACGGTATCAAGACGACGGGATAACCTTGCGTTACAGCACTACCGACGACCCTGTCTCTTCTGTCGCCCCCGATTATGACCGGAATTTCATAGACAGGCGTTCGGTAATCCGTACCTGGACAAACAATTTATTTGCCAAGCTGAAACTCCCTTTCGGCTTTGCCTATGAATTGAACTACGCCCCCCGCTTCGAGTACACGGAATATATGAACCACCAGTCCGCCTTCCATCAGGAATGGGGAAAGAAGGGAGGCTTGGCGGAACGTACCAATTCTTCGCTGGCAGCCTGGGAAATGAACCATATTTTAAGGTGGAACAAGAATTTCAACAACCTCCACCAATTTGAAGTCACCCTGTTAGCCAATGCCGAACAACGGAAATATTGGTGGGACAAAATGACCACGGAAGGCTTTTCTCCATCCGACGTATTAGGCTACCATAAAATGGATGCCGGCAGCAGCCTGTCCAACATCATCAGCAGCAACGACGAACACTCTACAGGCAACGCCTTTATGGCACGTTTGTTTTATTCCCTCCGGAACCGCTACATGCTCACCCTGTCGCTTCGCCGGGACGGTTACTCCGCTTTCGGAATGAACAATCCCTACGGAGTATTCCCTTCCGCCGCACTGGGATGGATATTC
This window harbors:
- a CDS encoding SusC/RagA family TonB-linked outer membrane protein, translating into MKNNLIRAMLHPAGKNKSLHVFYLVIWAISFFSTALYAIEEEKPCTLPATVNEPAQKKVVSGKVTDAAGLPLPGVSVQVKGKLIGTTTDADARYALSGIPENATLVFSFVGMKTEEIPVGNKTVINVVLREETILLDEVVAVGYGTRKKKDLTGAVISVKKATVENEKPKRITDFLRGNVPGLEVGFDVSAKGGGEIEMRGHNTLKASSNPLIVLDGIIYNGDLSNINPNDIETIDILKDASSAAIYGARSANGVILVTTKSGTNDSKPVLNFTAGYSVETIAHMAKVRDHNQFLTWRQDVMKSMNYYNESQKDKLYLYDHPDHLPQGVTLEMWRDGNQNDPLDIYLSRLGLGAIESGNYKAGKYIDWADYCFQTGNRQDYNVSVSGKANRIKYYGSLGYEDNKGNVIGDRYNAIRSLLKLETDITPWLTIGVNTSFSSRNEGYVPVDINQYRTNSPYGSRYQDDGITLRYSTTDDPVSSVAPDYDRNFIDRRSVIRTWTNNLFAKLKLPFGFAYELNYAPRFEYTEYMNHQSAFHQEWGKKGGLAERTNSSLAAWEMNHILRWNKNFNNLHQFEVTLLANAEQRKYWWDKMTTEGFSPSDVLGYHKMDAGSSLSNIISSNDEHSTGNAFMARLFYSLRNRYMLTLSLRRDGYSAFGMNNPYGVFPSAALGWIFSEESIFKNDILTYGKLRFSWGENGNRSIGIYDALSNMSTGKYPYQSLNGSAYESSLLWVSRMANYDLKWERTRSFNIGLDFGIKEDLLSGSLEVYKSSTLDLLVDRKMTNVSGFTSTVANMGQIDNVGVELNLNARIMEIENFRWDGSFTFYTNKNKIVHLYGNMTDVTDEEGNVIGQREADDLNNKWFIGHPVDEIWNYRVLGVWQQDEAEEAKKYGQFPGDFHLLDKNKDGKYNDDDKEFLGRSKPKFNWSMRHNFTIRKNLEVSFMLYSQWGHFTSYNAAKNSDGFVERQNSYQTPYWTPENPINDYSRIRSQTGGIDFNVYRERSFIRLDNISVGYKFPQTLIRHVGMTDLKVTGSIRNVFCWAPHWPDNYWDPETLTRSPRSFSIGLSLTL
- a CDS encoding iron-containing alcohol dehydrogenase — encoded protein: MEDWKQKAKQFLYEFKGNNYLFSTALEDRIRDYNKTMESNTPLKAPFRPDTPPTLASLLASEITPLGKKVSFVANHTPQGHTSSQLAELRQCLEACGMEVNQEYIAGAKPNAPQEDVIRIAIRINQHQPDVVVSVGGGSTTDAVKAAIAYAALKDRYPDLSTYFGSGEISRKLARERRTLIPHVAVMTAAGSAAHLTKYANVTDEDTGQKMLMVDDALIPVKAVFDYSTTFTQPLSLTVDGALDGISHALEVLMGVPEHLLEKARPVCLLAIELIVTHLKRAVHSPSDPAAREAIALGTDLGGYAIMIGGTNGAHLNSFSLTGILSHGRACALMNPYYVVFFSAAVADRLKEVARIYKRAGYMQEDPEKLTGTALGTALANGMMRLAEDIGFPTTLREVPGYTEAHKKKCLEAAKDPKLQSKLQNMPVPLLPTQIDKYMGAILDAAEAGKLEKIEYFPPC